The Prionailurus viverrinus isolate Anna chromosome B2, UM_Priviv_1.0, whole genome shotgun sequence genome contains the following window.
TCAGGGTTGGCATTGATGACATCTGGGTTGGGTTCAGAATCGATTGCTAGAAACCTGTAGGTgtttgctgcccctcccccgtcataCCCGCTTCATTTAACTGAGCAACCGTTGATGGTCCTTCTCATTAAATGTGTGAACTGCCCTGGCTAGTAAACTTTATACAGATAAAGAAGTTTCTCACTAACAGTGGTGAGGAAACCACAGTACTTGCTGGTATTGTCATTGGGGTTTTCAGCGTCTTTGAAGTCATTTCTTCTCCACTTTCCCTCCCGGGTCAGTCTTCTGAGACCGAGGAGTGAAGTACAGTATGTGCGTGCGAGTGAAGGAGAAAGGTAATTCTCTACCTGAACTCCACCTGGAACGTCCCAGACCCTCAGGGCCAGGCACTGGATCCCTCTTgctcttttcttctgttcctgtTGTCATTCTCATCTTTCTGTGAGGGTTCCCAAAGTGACATCCCACCTTCTGGACTCAGACTTTTACTTTCACacttgacatcttttttttttttaatatatatatttttaatgtttattcacttcttgagagacagagacagagtttgagcagggcaggggcagagagagagggagacacagaatctagagcaggctccaggctctgagctgtcagcacagagcccgacgcggggctcgaacccacaaaccgcaagatcatgacctgagccgaagtcggatgcttaaccgactgagccacccaggcgcccctcatgctTGACATCTTTGCTTGAACAACTCACAGGCATCTGTAATGTGATAGACTGAGGATTCATACCCCTACTTCTCCCAGATGGCTCattgctcatcctctgtctcagTAGATGGCCCCACTCTCTCCTCAGGTGCTAAAGCCCACCCCCTGGGACTCATCTCTAgtccctctctcccaccactCCTGACCACACACCTCGGCAGGTCTTACCATTTGTATCTCCAAGATCTCCAAGAATTTGTCGTTCTTTTGTGGCCCACCTAGTCCGGGCCAGCATTCTGCCCTGGCTTCTCAGTGGTGTCTCGACCACTTCACTTTTGTCTCCCTCCAATATATATATcactctgctttgttttttctcactCTTATGTTTTCTATCTATTGGTTTCTCCTTGCTCTAGATATTTCCTTCTATCTTCCAGTTcgctaatttttttctttaggtatgTATAAATCCTAAATCCATCCTGCTTTAAATCCATCCATTAAGTTCTTAattctgttactttatttttcagttttagaggTTTAGTTTCTCCTattttctttgtcactttttgTCATTTCCTGTACCCGACAGATTTATGAGTTCTAAATATagtaatcatagttgttttatcTTTCgagtctgataattccaatatttGGAGACATTGGAAatctgattctgtttttaaatatcaattcTGTTGTTTCTTGctcaaaatgttttgtttctttttatgtctgaTTGTATTTGGTGAATTGCTGGTAATTGTACTTAAAATTACTTGTGTATTGACATTTGCTTTTGCTAGGCAATGGAGGTATTTTCAGGCAGGACCACCTAATTCCAAGTTCAAGTTACAGGCAGGACCCACCAAATGGTATTACCCCTTGGGGGCTGATTTATTTaggattcattctttctttgaGGATGTTATCTTGGGGTCCCAGCTTATTAGCCTTCCCATGGTGTATAGGCCTGGGCTTTAATTCCTATCATCCTCAATccctgaaaatatgaaaataaaaattcaaatatgtagAGATTGGCAAGTACTGTCAGAAGAAATGTGGCTTCTGTGCTTACCCACCTGCAGATTCGTATTTCCCTTCAGTTTTGGCTTGGGAATTTCTTACTACACTGTCAGcaatatactgattttttttttaaagactttaaaagtaCTTTATTTCATGATTTTACTGGTTTTCAGCTCATGCGAGATTGTTTCAAACAAACTAGTTCACCATTGATAGAAATTTTCATTCCTCATCTTTGTGTAggtaaaactttctttttcttgatttataaCCAGTGGAATTTGGATAGTCAGCAGTCAAAACCAGAGTTCAGAATTCTGTAGaccaattcttttcattttttattgactCTTTTGAGCTGATAATCTTGCAGACATTTTTGagaactttatttctttctccccatTGGCCATCTTACGATTGtaggagaggagaaataatattCCCTCTATCTtttaggttcttggctgagacccctctcccatcccccccccccaataataaaagatagattaagaggagaaaaagaaataggagcTTAATCACATGTATACCTACCGTATACATGGGACAGGCCCAGGAAACTTGAGTAAGTCCCTGAAATGGCCCAAGTCACTACTTAAATACAATTTTcaactaaagacaaaagaaagacgTTAGGGGAAGGGGATCCAGTTAGGGGAGGTTATCGAGAAAAGCACAGTGTTTTAAGCTGGGGTAAGGCGGTTGTACAGATTTAAGTCCACCTTCTCCATTGATAAGACTTTCTTGCCAGGgtcattctttccttcttggtAGAGGGAAGGCTTATGGGTGGGGATTTCCTTCACAAAAGTACACGCCCCTTACAAAAAGGTAACTTCTACTCTGGTTTTCAACacttttcttgtgtcttttgtttcttaaaaattatcggctcaaaataatccttatgccaaagaggcataccACGGGGTGACATACTCTGCTCTCCTTCATGACCAAGAAGTGCAATTTCGTTTGTTgccttttttgttcttatttgtaGATGCCAATGACTGGCAAGAGTCAGAGGAAGACGTCGAACATATTCCATTCTCCCACACCCGGTATCCTGAGAAGGAAATGGTGAAGAGATCCCAGGAATTTTATGCACTTCTCAGTAAAAGACGGTCTGTGAGATTCATAAGTAATGAGCAAGTCCCCATGGAAGTCATTGATAATGTCATCAAAACAGCAGGTCTGTAACTGTACATTGTGCTTTTGAGAATGTCCGCTGCAAGTCACAATATTGGAGCACTACTGAAGTTCAAACACACTGAATAAAGCCTAGGGTGATAcgtttatttataaaatcttacCCTGGTGTTGACTGACTGCCAGAAACATGATTTCTGCTTTCTACAAACTTTTGACTATTACAAACTACCTGGGACCAGATGTGACAACAGTTTAAAACTTCTGAAATTATTGAATATTAggatcttttattaaaaataaaaatttctgaacATACTATTATGCATTGGAAGAGAAACATCCCCTTAGTTTACCCCCCTCttaaaatacatgcacacacacacacacacacatacacgcacatgcacacacacacagaggctcaCTCACATTTGTGCATTTCTCTTTTTGGAACCAAATTTTTTAGATTACACGCTCTAGTACTGTTTTCTAATAAACTGGCAAAATGTACCTACATGAATTTGCAAAGTAAACCACAACAAGAcaaacccattttctttttttttttttaacgtttatttatttttgagacagagagagacagagcatgaacgggggagggtcagagaaagagggagacacagaatctgaaacaggctccaggctctgagcggtcagcacagagcccgaggcggggctcgaactcacgaccgtgagatcatgacctgagatgaagttggacgcttaacagactgagccacccaggcgccccaagacaaacCCATTTTCAACATGAATTGATATTtccacagaggaaaataaaagaattatagaaaaaggaggggaaggagatgtCAGAGAAATCCCCTCTTTGAGAGTCTCCTCTGATTGGAGTATTACTCCTACATAAATCACATTTAAGTTCATTTGCAAAGATTATTGCATGGCCATTGTGAATGGGCTTTACGTTTAGCTCTTGACTTGCATTTCACAATCCAATCATGCTGTCTTGACTGTAGGGAGTGTGGATGACAACAAGAACCCCATCAAGCGGGCAGTCCTGACCCCCCTGGTGTAGAGCTTCTGCCATTAAATTACTCACCAGGAAGAATGGAATAGTTGCTTCTGAAATAACCTATTTGTGGGTCCCTGTGGTCTCTGGCTGGGAACAGCGGGTCATCTCTAAGACAGCAGGGTGACACCTAGATCAGAAGCTGGGCCTGGTTGGAGTCTGAAAGGGCATTCTAGCTCCTTGGGCACTGAGATACAGTACTAAGCTCTGTACCAGGATCCTGGGGCTGATCCAAGTGTGGGCTGAGGCTTCCCGTAGCCCATGAGAGCTGGGAGACAGGCTCTCGTGTACTGAGCAACCAGGGTCAAGAGTTCTCATGTGTCTCCAGTGGGACCACAAACCCCACAGTGCTGCCTTCAGCGTCCTGATACAGGTACCAAACAATGTATAGTTGAGTTACTTCTCGTGAGtggtgttttccttttatttaaagtttgtttatttattttgagagagagagaaagagagagagtgagccagctggggaggggcagagagaaagggagagaaccccaagcaggctgcaccAGCCCAGAGCTCACCACCGTGCTCGAACCcctgaacctcgagatcacgaccccagccaaagtcaagagtcaggcacccaactgactgatccacccaggcgtccctctcatGGGTGCTTTAAAAGCCATTTGACCATTTCAATGTTACTATTTTCAACGAGCTTCACGACTCTATCCTTTTCTAAGAATatcaaggggcacttgggtggctcagtcggttaagtgctcgACTCCTGGTATCGGtgtaagtcatgatctcacggtttgtgagttggagccccacatcgattctctctctccccctctctctctgcccctctccctgtcatgctttctctccaaataaatcaacttagaaaaataatatcaaaacaaacaacattTTGGAGCATTTGGGCTGTTAGAATTTCCCTTCTGGGTTCCCTTAGTTCCCTTACATAGgaatgttcccccccccccccacatacttAGAGAAGTGGTGATAAATCCCCATAGCCCTGGAACCACTGGCCTCGACCTCAGTTAGTTGGTTTGTAGCCCCTAAAGTGATGCAGAATGAAACAGAGAGGACAGCCACATACCAGAATCTGTGACCAAGCACTTTGCTCACCAGGTGATTGAACTTCGTTTTCAGCGAGTGTGAGTTACTATACCCACTCTTAATGACCATTCTCACATTTTCGTGtttccatttctgcttttaatgttATGGATGGTAGGAACTGCCCCAAGTGGGGCCCACACGGAGCCCTGGACCTTTGTGGTTGTGAAGGACCCGGACGTGAAACATAAGATTCGGGAGATCAtcgaggaggaggaagaaataaactaCTTGAAAAGGATGGGACGCCAATGGGTTACAGacctgaagaaactgaggtacaagaCTTGATGGGATGATTAACCtcttctgtgccttagtttcctcatctggaaaacgggACTACCTAGGATTTACTTCGTTATGAAAATTGAATGTGCAAGCCTGCTTGTAAGCACACAGAATGGTGATGACAAGTCGGAAGTGGCATCATTGGTAAACAAACAGGCTTCCACCCAAGTAGTCGTAAACACACCTTTGAGGACTCACTTCGCTTTTCTCCCATCTAGAGTGTAAGATCGTGGCATAAAGATGTCTCGGGACCTTGACTGAAGTAAATTACATTTGCTAAAGTGATAACATCTTCCAAGTAATCTTAGCACATGGTTAGCAAGAGCAAACAATCCGTGCAGGTATGGCATCTCTTAGGCATCAGTAACCGTGTGGGCTTCCTTATCTCTAGGAAAGAAGCGTGGGGGAACTCACTATAACTAGGTTTAAGCCTGAGCCCTCGCGCCCCGGGGGAGGCCCTGCAGGTGTCCATTTTCTCTCGTAGCGGCCCCTGCCAGCCACGTGTGGAGTCCTGTTTGCCCATTGAGGGGCAGTCATCCCTCATAATGTCTCAGATGCATTCCATAACTTCTCTGTCACTTTTGTCATCACGGCCCCCTGTCACCTCCCATTGTTTAGACTCTGCTTTGTCATTTACAGAGTCCTCTTTATAAGCACGGCCCTCCCCACAAAGGCCACTTCCTTTCCCCTCCAGCACGCTCTGAGGCTGAGTGTGAGAAGGGACAGTGGGCAGGGatgttggtttttctttctgagaagggAAGCTTGCTCTAGTCTTTGGCATTTGGAGTGCAAGGGCGCTCACACCGCTGGTCCCAGCCGCGGGCCTTCGGTGGCCAGTCCTGGGGTGTTATGGGGTGTTATCCGACACCCCAGTGTGACACAAGCTTGTGATaagagaaaggcaagaaaagGCGACCAGATTGCAGCCCTGGGGGCAAGGGAGGAGTATTCAGAGCTGGGTGATGGGAAGAGGGTCTCTTGGCTCTGttcctgtttcatttatttggcCCCAAAGGTCATTTTCTTTCCTAAGATGTTTAAACCCTAAACAGACGCCCTTATGGAAGTGTAACTTATTACCATGCTCTGGAACTAGCACAgactattaataataaattaaaaaatctcaCTGCATATTCATGGAAAAAAGGGGATGGATAAAAGTTGAGTTCCTACCCTTAGAGAGATGTCCTGCTCTATGCGTGCACAGTGCTTACAAAACGCTGCTGGCCCCTGACGTTTTGCCCAATGAAGGCAGAATTAGTCGCTCTCTTGTCTCTGTGCTCAAAGCCCCTAATAGGTACCTCCTGTGCATCTAAAATGGCCACTTCATCACATAGCATTTTGCTTATTGGCTTACTTTTCTTCTCATTGCATAGGCGATATTTTAGAAGCCTTATGGACTTTCTTTGCGGGCAATACGAACACGCGCATATATACATAAAACGCTAGGGGTCCAGGTTTAAAAATGTCTTACACCATCGAGCGTAGTGCGGTTGCAGAGTAGGCAgttgaaaaaatgttaaattgagTTGCAGATGAGCATATATCCTGACATCCTAGGCAGAAGGTGCTAGTTGGCCCTTTATTAATAAGTCTCACTGCCGTGTTTTTATCCACGGTCATGTGATGTCATAATAAATTCTTGTGAACCTGAGCAAGCCAGAAATATTAGATACCAGTGTGCATTtagaccaaaaaaacccaaaagtccaaaaatcattaaaaagtattaatcTGCGTTTGAACAAAGGCACACTGCTTCATCTCTGTCttacattaatttcttttgaattattcACTGCAAGATAATATCGGTGACCATAATaatgctaacacacacacacagcagtgtGTACTGGGTGCTTTTCTAAGCCCTTAATATATTTGACTGATATCACCCTCACGATAGCTATATGAGGTGACAGCACGTTTTACATATGCGGGAACTGAGCCACGGGAGGTTGAGCAGGTTGCCCAGCATGACAAAACCCGTGGGCTCCCGGAGTTTATCTTCTTTCTGAACAACAAGCATTCTTCCTCTTCCTCGAGGAGAAAAGAATTGGTAACAGCCCAATGTGACGAAACTGCCTGAAGCGTGAGAAGGCAGCTTGGAAAATGTGACCTGTAGAAGTTAATAGCATAAGAGGAACCATAGAAAACCGCACAAGTGAGTTTAGTATGTTTGAAAATAGCGACGCACGGCTAGGCTTAAGGTGGAATCACCTCTTGTTTATTAATGACATAATGTGGCCCAAGAAAAATTCTAACGTATATCATTGCATGAGTGCACTTTGAGTATCTGAGCTAGAATAAAGCTTTCGCCAAATGTATGGATTAGGGTAatgggatggagaaagatatgCTCCTTAGCTGGCAAGCAAAACTCTCAACTTCGTATTTATACCTCACGTGAATTATCTCCCACTCTCAGAAAGttcacttccttttctccatcACTGGGCCGGCAGCATCACCATCTTTGCACCTGTCATTTTGGTTAAACTTCACCAtcaccttcttcttctcctttgctTCTGCACCAGACTTGTCAGCTCCAGCTTCTACGCCTTCCCGAATTCCCTTGGCCCATTGCTATTGTCTACCTTCTGGTCCCCCTTGAGCTTGCCCCTTGCCCACACCAATCTACCTCTTCCTAAAACAGATCTGATCATGTGATGCTTCTGCTCAGAAGCTTATAGTCCCTCTCCATCACCTCCCACACGAAGTCCAGGACTCTGCAAAATCCGTGCGTAACCTGCCAGCCCACCCGTGCTCCACCTCGCACCCCATCCTCCAGCCTATCGGGCTTCTGGAAACTCCCCGACCTGCCAAGCGTCCTCCGTCCTGACTCTGCCTTTACTCGTTGACTCACTAAGATGTCCTCCCCAGTGCCCCTCTCCATCCAGTCTCCAGCACCCCACCTCGAGGGAAACTTTGGAAACGCTCTTCTAATATTCTTATTCAAAATTACCAACACTTCATTTGGAGAGTTCCTAATGCAATTGACTTATGTTTCTTTAATATCACCTACCGGGTTTTAGTTTGCTAAATGTTACACACTGCCTTCTGGGTTATAGGCTCCTTGTTTGTGCCTTTCTGCATTTCATGTGCCTTGCTACACTAGGCCCTCATTAACACATGCTTATTGAATCGGATGACCTTGGACAGAACACTATAGCAAAGACACAAATAAACGACCGAAagtcctttttttccatttaaacatAAAGGACAGGAAAGTGCTTTTATTTTAGATGTAAATAAGATAAGgttgtaaagggaaaaaaaagaacaaaactcatTAAGAGCAAAGAGTCTCTGGattatctttctttcccttcagaaCCAATTGGGTTAAGGAGTACTTGGACACAGCACCTGTTTTGATTCTGATTTTCAAACAAGTACATGGCGTTGCGGCAAATGGCAAAAGAAAGGCCCACTACTACAATGAGATCAGTGTTTCCATTGCTTGTGGCATCCTCCTGGCTGCTCTTCAGGTATGTTACCCGCCCCCCCATCCCGCCCCAAAGAGAGGAGCGATCCTGGAAAGCCAAACAGTGGCCTTATTCACAAATTTCAGCGGAGTTTCTATTTGAGAGACACTTGGAAGCTGTTCATCTAAAGTTGAATTCCTAAGACACGTAGCTTGGTGTGAAAAACGCCCCTGGAAACCTGGACTGGTAGGTACGCTGCTGCAATGCGCTGGAATCCTCTTCTGGAAACATCACTGGAGGCTCAGAAAAATGCCCACTGCGTTTGCCTTCGTCTGTAACGACACGAAGCTCCAAGGGTTTCGGCAGGCATGCTGCCTTGCTGGGCTCGCTGTCGTCCGAGCCGGTGGCGTGATTAAAAAGCTATAAAGAGAAGGCTCTCCTAGAGCTCCTTCCCTGGAAAGTCGAGCTTACGTGGCCTTGCACTGGAAAGACATCTATGTGCTTTAAACAATTCCATCTCTGCGGTATGTGGGGCCGCTGGAGCCATGCTAAGCATGAAACAGAGCAGACTGAGGTACACCTTTTACAGGATTCAGTTCATTCACTCAACTCCTTCTGTGTGGCAGGTccgaggggaggggggagggcaccaGGGAGGTCTTGCCTCATGAACTGTGTGTGCATTCTGGCGGGGACTGGGGTcctggggtagagagagacagtgagcacatAAAAGAAATGAGGCAAACAAGATGGTAAGTGCGAGTGATCATACTTCCAAGGGACAATCGAGTCCAAAAAACTACACGCTTCTTCACTAACTCGAAGCAGACTTTATATGGCGAAAATACCTTGCAAAATACAGTCGTGGCTAACACAGAAGAGGAATAGGCTTTTAGATTACTTGAAAAGTTTACCTAGAGAAAGTGGCATCTCACTTCCTCCCTAATGCTGTGAGCATGCAGATAAAGGAAGTGATGTGCAACATCGGACCACGCGGACGcaccgttcattcattcatctgccGGACGAAGCAAACGGTGCACAGAGATTTTTGAGCTCTGAATCAGCAGCCTTGTCACGTTAGTGTTGAGTTTGCTGCCCTCTAGCGTCGCCTCAGGCAGGATTCTGAGCGTAGGTCCTATTTGCGAGGCAGGAAAGAGGAATCTTCCTGATGATGCTCCCCATCTGCACAGATCGCATAGCGACCGGACCAAAGAGCCTGTCCTATAGGACTCTCAAAGGCAGTTCTAGAACTTCTGTCTGGCTCAGGCTTAGCGGTGACCCTCTGATTGGGGAatcagaggggagggaggtagcTTGGGAAGCATCTTGAAGCTGCATGTGATTTTTATTAGGTGTTTATTATCCGGAGGGGCTTGTAGACAGGTTGAGGGAGTAATGCCAGGCTACTGAGCCTCTGTCACTGGACGTAGGTATTTTCGGCTGGGGTGGTCCTCCGCCTGCATTGCTGGTTATATAAGCATAGGAACTCCCTGTTGTTTGAGGGTATACCCCTTCCTTGGGTATATTTGGACCCCCCAAATTTCCTTCCATGAAATAACCATTCCTGTGTCTTAACCATCAATGATGAATAGGActagtatttttcttcttcaagaagcTTCTTACTGTTTGGTTCAAAGCATGTGTCGACTAGGGAGGTTGAGGAGAACAGGTGAGGTTTAAGGTCCACCTGCCCAAGCTGGCGGGCTCTTTGCTGCCCAGCTGCAGGGAAATGATGGGACAAGCAGGCCTAACGGGGACCGGAATGCCCCCAGGCCACAAGCAAAGTCGTGACTTCCATTGAGTTGACACTgtattctctccccttctgtcgTAGAATGCGGGACTGGTGACTGTCACCACCACACCTCTCAACTGTGGTCCCCGTCTGAGGGTGCTCCTGGGCCGCCCCACAAACGAAAAGCTGCTGATGCTCCTCCCCGTGGGATACGCCAGCAAAGAGGCCACGGTGCCCAACCTAACGCGGAAGCCTGTGGATCAGATCAGGGTGACCGTGTAGGCGGGAGCCCATCTGGGACACGGGCAGACGACGGCCTGGTCCTCTCTTGTCCCTCTTTGGTCTCTGGGCTGCTCTTCCCACTGGTGTTAGGTCTCCCCAGCACCTCCCTCCGCTCAAGAAACCTTTCCGCAGGAGTCTGAGAAGCTCCTAGCGTGACGAGGTGAACATATTATAGTAAGAGGACCACAGGTGCTTGTCTTCCATTTCCCATCTGCTTTGGGGATGCATGCAAATTTTACTAAGAAcaatttcaagattttaaaattgttCCAGAAAAATCCCTggtgattctttttctctcttacacCCTAAAAGCTCGTATACAGCAAAGATTCATCAGAGAGTTTAATGTGGCCCCAAGAACTCAGCTACGTGATCGTTCTTGAATTTACATTTAGACGAATCAGCCTCTGCCCTCTGATTTCTGGCGGCTCTTAGGCCACGGATGGACTTTTGAGATCCACTCTTTTACTGGACTTCATGGTCATCCTGCCAGTTTTTAGCAAGCAACTAGCAAACTAATGAAAGCGTCCCAGGCCCAGAACAGACGAGTGCACGCCGAGCAGGTGAACCCAAACCGGCAACCATGCGAACACGTAAGGGGACAGTCGTGTCATCCGGCGGTGCGTTGGAGCTGGCTCGCCCCAGCCTGCGGAAGCGGATTGCTCAATATTCAGGAATTTGGTGAGCCAGCTGTTAAACCATTTGCTGCTTGGAATCTCCCGTGGTGGGAGTATTTGTACCACCGCAGTTGGCTGATACTACAATTTTTCTCGAAGAGCACTGTTTCCCATACCCCGCACTGAACCgtgtctctcttcttttctgctCCAGACCACAGAAGACGCATCCCTTTTGTGCAGATGGCACTCAAGCAGTTTGGGACTGGTGGGGTGCGAGGTGTTAGGCTGGGAACGCCCGACCCCATCTTTCACCAATCGTTCCGTCTTCCCTTCCTGGGACtctgcacacacaggcacatgtaGCTCAGATCCGTTTTTGTCAAGCAGCCCTACACAGCTCtttctcccctccaccacccttctcctcttctttttcctcagtttcctcaagaaAAAATCTCTTCGGCCTCTTTTCATTCCCCGTGTGAATACACAATTTAGGAAAAGCCCTTGGTATTTTTCACGAGAGTCAGAGCTGGAGACAAACCTGTATCAAAGGAGGATGTTCCCCCCCACCTTAAAATATAACTAGATGTTACAAGAACCTGTGACCCTCGACCTCCCACGTCCTTCGAAGGATCTAGATGTCTCCTTTGGAATCTCCAAAGTCTTCCATCTGTGTTTTCATTGTTCTCTAAACATGCTTTTCCCCAAGGCTACAGATTTTactaaatgaaaattttcttacaTCTGTTTCCAGCTTTTTAATTAGTGTTGTGACAGGTGTTTGTCCTGTACTCTTTATTGTAAATGAGCATTGTTTTAACTAACTATGGCCTTATTAGTCTTATACGGGCTGCGAGCCTATGGGACCCTAACCATcgtatttcagatttttttaaatagggaaaaGATACTCTGAATTCCAAGTATCAGATTAATAAACAGACTTTGGCGTTTCAATGCAAAgaaattggggggcgcctgggtggctccgtcggttaagcagccgacttcagctcaggtcatgatctcacggtttgtgagttcgagccccgcatcgggctctgtgctgacagctcggagcctggagcctgcttcggattccttgtctccctctccctctgcccccaagcCCCTCCTTGTgagcacgctctctctttctctcaaaaaataaacattaaaaaaataataaaaaataatattttaaaaacaacaaaaagaacaatgCAAAGAAGTTGAAGTTATATTTATAAACTTCCATTTCTCATGTGTTGAAACTGTTCGAGCCCAGAGAGCTATGTGCTGGTTTTAGTCCCGCTGAGGAGGGCTGAGGTGTATAAGGGAATCTTGCCTCCGGAGTGTGGGGTGAGAGGGAATCAGGTCAGTGGTGGGAGTCTGGGTACAAGTTCAAGTACAGAGCCActtgagaggaaagagaaagcccaGCCACACCAGTCAGGAGCCCTCAGGCAACAGACTCCGAAGGCCTAGAAACCTTCCAGATCACTGTGCCCAGAAACACAGCCCTGGTTTTCATAGACTCTGAGCAAATGTGCAAAGGCACATAGTCTGGA
Protein-coding sequences here:
- the IYD gene encoding iodotyrosine deiodinase 1 — its product is MFFLTPVLVAVVCILIVWIFKNGDGSSKRRKGEPRARAEVRPWVDEDLKDDTDLHQGEEDANDWQESEEDVEHIPFSHTRYPEKEMVKRSQEFYALLSKRRSVRFISNEQVPMEVIDNVIKTAGTAPSGAHTEPWTFVVVKDPDVKHKIREIIEEEEEINYLKRMGRQWVTDLKKLRTNWVKEYLDTAPVLILIFKQVHGVAANGKRKAHYYNEISVSIACGILLAALQNAGLVTVTTTPLNCGPRLRVLLGRPTNEKLLMLLPVGYASKEATVPNLTRKPVDQIRVTV